Proteins encoded together in one Luteimonas fraxinea window:
- a CDS encoding DUF3106 domain-containing protein, producing MPISERMRRRAGVALLLLAAPLAQAALPAALKADTLPAAERAQLEARAARLAQMSPADRDALKARLAAWQILPASERARRRIAWQAADALPHAERMQLQQAATHFETLPESEQRELRLAFEQLDLSLRRGWLLGPVLGADWPRLHPLFSAMPEDQRGPVLLALRATSLQARDDLAALAQRTPPQERDALRAQWLAVPADTRDAWLRARVSGTP from the coding sequence ATGCCGATCTCTGAGCGCATGCGGCGTCGCGCCGGTGTCGCGTTGCTGCTGCTCGCCGCGCCGCTCGCGCAGGCCGCGTTGCCGGCCGCATTGAAGGCCGACACGCTGCCGGCCGCCGAGCGCGCGCAACTCGAAGCCCGCGCCGCGCGCCTCGCGCAAATGAGCCCGGCCGATCGCGATGCGCTGAAGGCGCGTCTGGCGGCGTGGCAGATCCTGCCGGCCAGCGAACGTGCGCGGCGGCGGATCGCCTGGCAGGCGGCCGACGCCCTGCCGCATGCCGAGCGCATGCAGCTGCAGCAGGCGGCCACGCATTTCGAGACGCTGCCCGAGTCCGAGCAGCGCGAACTGCGGCTGGCGTTCGAGCAACTCGATCTGAGCCTGCGCCGCGGCTGGCTGCTGGGCCCGGTGCTCGGCGCCGACTGGCCGCGTCTGCATCCGCTGTTCTCGGCGATGCCCGAAGACCAGCGCGGTCCGGTGCTGCTCGCGCTGCGCGCGACCTCGCTGCAGGCGCGCGACGACCTGGCCGCGCTGGCCCAGCGCACACCGCCGCAGGAGCGCGACGCGCTGCGCGCGCAATGGCTGGCGGTGCCGGCCGACACGCGCGATGCCTGGCTGCGTGCGCGGGTGTCCGGGACGCCCTGA
- a CDS encoding DUF3667 domain-containing protein translates to MSHAALPPLPSDDAHQSACENCGTPLQGDFCHACGQSTHSPVRNVAHAVEEVFESFWHLDGRIFRTLRDLFVPGRIANRYLGGHRVRYVAPMRLFVILTLLTFFVAKFVVQDAMQDVQPGQMVRTDDVATEFAQARTVDEVRTMRDDALAGIAETRRTVGALPGVSPQLDIAAAEVRAHADTRIAALAPEGTALTGMDAVSADSAAAGDTQAAATPASDDVDMPMSGPPTIGGPIGERIERNIERFNNDPQIFVRALFGVAPTALFILVPLFAVLLKLLYLFRGRLYLEHVVVGLYSHAALMLALLLVLCGALASPWLATHAAWSTGILGFAQILLLWAMPVYLLLMQKRVYGQSWPWTLVKFAIIGMAYFALFLSVAIPMAGYALYAL, encoded by the coding sequence ATGTCCCACGCCGCCCTGCCGCCGCTGCCGTCCGATGACGCGCACCAGTCCGCCTGCGAGAACTGCGGCACGCCGCTGCAGGGCGACTTCTGCCACGCCTGCGGCCAGTCCACGCACAGCCCGGTGCGCAACGTCGCCCACGCGGTAGAGGAAGTCTTCGAATCGTTCTGGCATCTCGACGGCCGCATCTTCCGGACGCTGCGCGACCTGTTCGTGCCCGGCCGCATCGCCAACCGCTATCTCGGCGGCCATCGCGTGCGCTATGTCGCGCCGATGCGGCTGTTCGTGATCCTGACGCTGCTGACGTTCTTCGTTGCGAAGTTCGTGGTCCAGGACGCGATGCAGGATGTCCAGCCGGGCCAGATGGTGCGCACCGACGATGTCGCCACCGAGTTCGCGCAGGCGCGGACCGTCGACGAGGTGCGGACGATGCGCGACGACGCGCTGGCCGGCATCGCCGAGACCCGCCGCACCGTCGGCGCATTGCCGGGCGTGTCACCGCAACTGGACATCGCCGCCGCGGAAGTGCGCGCGCATGCGGACACGCGGATCGCGGCACTCGCGCCCGAAGGTACGGCGCTGACCGGCATGGATGCGGTATCCGCAGACAGTGCGGCAGCCGGTGACACACAGGCCGCGGCGACGCCCGCGTCCGACGACGTCGACATGCCGATGTCCGGCCCGCCGACCATCGGCGGTCCGATCGGCGAACGCATCGAGCGCAACATCGAACGGTTCAACAACGATCCGCAGATCTTCGTGCGCGCCCTGTTCGGCGTCGCGCCCACCGCGCTCTTCATCCTGGTGCCGCTGTTCGCGGTGCTGCTGAAGCTGCTCTACCTGTTCCGCGGCCGGCTCTATCTCGAGCACGTCGTCGTCGGCCTCTACAGCCATGCGGCGCTGATGCTGGCGTTGTTGCTGGTGCTGTGCGGCGCGCTCGCATCGCCCTGGCTGGCGACACACGCGGCGTGGTCGACGGGCATTCTCGGCTTCGCGCAGATCCTGCTGCTGTGGGCGATGCCGGTCTATCTGCTGCTGATGCAGAAGCGCGTCTACGGCCAGTCGTGGCCGTGGACGCTGGTCAAGTTCGCGATCATCGGCATGGCCTACTTCGCGCTGTTTCTCAGCGTCGCGATTCCGATGGCGGGCTACGCGCTGTACGCGTTGTAG
- a CDS encoding MATE family efflux transporter has protein sequence MSSAITPPPFGHEVRRTAVLAAPLVAGHVATGLIGFVDSVIAGHHGTATLAGVAVGTAIFWLPLMVPMGTLMAVPPSVSQLDGEGRHAEVGPLFRQALWLAAGLGLALFGLLTALAAALGPFGIAPDIVPGATAFLHGIRWGVPALTLYFCMRYLSDGLHWTLPTMVFGFGGLAVLVPMGYALAFGWGPFPEGGAGGLGVASAIMMWMQSIAFALYLALSKRFARYQLFTRFDPPRWPEIRALLRTGLPIGVTVTMEGSLFVVTALLIGRLGEIEAAAHQIAINVAALCFMVPFGLAEATTVRVGNAIGRGLGSAGVRRAGFAGLALVLMTQTVSGVLLLLGHDHVVRIYTEDAAVAALAGSLLLYAAAFQFPDGIQALSAGALRGLKDTRVPMFLAAAAYWGVGMALGATLGLGLGWGPKGMWIGLIAGLTVAAVLLGTRFLRSSWRVPAPTVDPTAQ, from the coding sequence ATGTCTTCCGCAATCACGCCGCCGCCCTTCGGTCACGAGGTGCGGCGCACCGCCGTTCTGGCGGCTCCGCTGGTCGCCGGCCACGTCGCCACCGGCCTGATCGGCTTCGTCGATTCCGTCATCGCCGGCCACCACGGCACCGCCACGCTGGCCGGCGTCGCGGTGGGCACGGCGATCTTCTGGCTGCCGCTGATGGTGCCGATGGGCACGCTGATGGCGGTGCCGCCGTCGGTGTCGCAGCTCGACGGCGAAGGCCGCCATGCCGAGGTCGGCCCCCTGTTCCGGCAGGCGCTGTGGCTGGCGGCGGGTCTGGGCCTGGCGCTGTTCGGGCTGCTGACCGCGCTGGCCGCCGCGTTGGGTCCGTTCGGCATCGCGCCGGACATCGTGCCCGGCGCCACCGCGTTCCTGCACGGCATCCGCTGGGGCGTGCCGGCGCTGACGCTGTATTTCTGCATGCGCTACCTCAGCGACGGCCTGCACTGGACGCTGCCGACGATGGTCTTCGGCTTCGGCGGTCTCGCCGTGCTGGTGCCGATGGGCTACGCGCTCGCGTTCGGCTGGGGGCCGTTTCCGGAGGGCGGCGCCGGCGGGCTGGGCGTCGCGTCCGCGATCATGATGTGGATGCAGTCGATCGCATTCGCGTTGTATCTGGCGCTGTCGAAGCGATTCGCGCGCTACCAGCTGTTCACCCGGTTCGATCCGCCGCGCTGGCCGGAGATCCGCGCGCTGCTGCGTACCGGTCTGCCGATCGGCGTGACGGTGACGATGGAGGGCAGCCTGTTCGTCGTGACCGCGCTGCTGATCGGCCGGCTCGGCGAGATCGAGGCCGCCGCGCACCAGATCGCGATCAACGTCGCCGCGCTGTGTTTCATGGTGCCGTTTGGTCTGGCCGAAGCGACCACCGTGCGGGTGGGCAATGCGATCGGCCGCGGCCTCGGCAGCGCCGGCGTGCGCCGGGCGGGCTTTGCCGGTCTGGCGCTGGTGCTGATGACGCAGACGGTCTCGGGCGTGCTGCTCCTGCTGGGGCACGACCACGTAGTGCGCATCTACACCGAGGACGCCGCGGTCGCCGCACTTGCCGGCTCGCTGCTGCTCTACGCCGCCGCGTTCCAGTTTCCCGACGGCATCCAGGCGCTGTCGGCCGGCGCGCTGCGCGGGCTCAAGGACACGCGCGTGCCGATGTTCCTCGCCGCGGCTGCGTACTGGGGCGTGGGCATGGCGCTCGGCGCGACGCTCGGTCTGGGACTGGGCTGGGGCCCGAAGGGCATGTGGATCGGCCTGATCGCCGGTCTGACCGTCGCCGCCGTGCTGCTGGGCACCCGCTTCCTGCGCAGCAGCTGGCGCGTGCCCGCGCCGACCGTGGACCCGACGGCACAGTGA